One part of the Sphingobacterium sp. LZ7M1 genome encodes these proteins:
- a CDS encoding AraC family transcriptional regulator, producing MNTLFIKNMVCDRCIMVVQNELDKLGLDAKNVKLGEVTLTKEITPTEKEALVKTLEPLGFEVIDDKKGRIIEKIKNIIIDLVHHQDSDVKTNLSDVLSDKLHHDYNYLSNLFSEVEGTTIEKYFIAQKVEKVKELLVYDELSLSEIAMRLNYSSVAYLSNQFKKVTGLTPSYFKQVREDKRKPLDKV from the coding sequence ATGAATACACTCTTTATTAAAAATATGGTATGCGACCGCTGTATTATGGTGGTGCAAAACGAATTGGATAAACTTGGTTTAGATGCTAAAAATGTAAAGCTGGGCGAAGTTACCCTTACCAAAGAAATTACACCTACGGAGAAAGAGGCTTTGGTCAAGACTTTAGAGCCATTGGGGTTTGAAGTAATTGATGATAAAAAAGGCAGGATAATAGAAAAGATAAAGAACATTATCATTGACCTGGTACATCATCAGGATAGTGATGTAAAAACCAACCTTTCCGATGTATTGAGCGATAAACTGCACCACGATTACAATTACTTGTCCAATCTGTTTTCAGAAGTAGAGGGTACAACTATTGAAAAATACTTTATCGCCCAAAAGGTGGAAAAGGTAAAAGAACTGCTGGTGTATGATGAACTGTCGTTAAGTGAGATTGCCATGCGCCTCAACTATTCAAGCGTAGCCTATTTGAGCAACCAGTTCAAGAAAGTAACGGGGCTTACCCCGAGCTATTTCAAACAAGTCCGGGAAGATAAGAGAAAGCCGTTGGATAAAGTATAG
- a CDS encoding helix-turn-helix transcriptional regulator, giving the protein MGLTKSEIFTDEQNRLASLFKVLAHPARVAILQYIINQKACICNDLVEELGLAQATISQHLKELKSIGIIQGTIEVKSVCYCIDKNVWKKIQADFNSFFDQEVKVNKCC; this is encoded by the coding sequence ATGGGACTTACTAAATCAGAAATATTCACGGACGAGCAAAACAGATTAGCTTCTCTATTTAAGGTTCTGGCACACCCTGCAAGGGTTGCCATACTTCAATATATCATTAACCAGAAAGCCTGTATCTGTAATGATCTGGTCGAGGAATTGGGATTGGCACAGGCTACGATTTCTCAGCATTTAAAGGAGTTAAAGAGTATCGGCATCATTCAAGGCACAATCGAGGTTAAATCTGTTTGTTATTGCATCGATAAAAATGTTTGGAAAAAAATCCAAGCAGATTTTAATTCATTCTTTGATCAGGAAGTAAAGGTAAACAAGTGCTGTTAG
- a CDS encoding N-6 DNA methylase has translation MGFSKRQHLLDNIEALRIAFTLEKEQRNATVGERLSMKQYSGFGGLKFVLNPIANEIDINHWRKTEHDLFPITLELHKLLKEKSEDDKQYRRYVDSMKSSVLTAFYTPPQVIDAISETLRESDVNIQKFLEPSAGIGSFIQSFSENQQTKVTAYEKDLLTGKILKHLYPESNIRVSGFEEIPEKEQNSYDVVASNIPFGDTSVFDLTFSRSKDPAKIQAARSIHNYFFLKGNDMLREGGLQVFITSQGILNSPNNEPIRRALMKSNHLVSVVRLPNNLFTEYAGTEVGSDLIILQKNTAKQPLSELEELFCQSRQTKYDTSSNAFFRDGTRVIHTDRKIDTDPYGKPAIIYTHKDGVAGIAKDLKQMLSEDFGKHLNFDLYKGESNDEPIVQIPITPTPAPPATEPEIIQPERPRFTAPAIVQESQQELKQLSIFDLFENVNETVAVITPPKKTTQAKRQTTKRKRTPRGRQTDLFSGAMQQSYTSPASNGTVNKTLQTNGTKQKTIGDLFSQANSNGQADKSAGTVPATVPEPAPYSDELQQFHRNDCLVVDNGWVGYLQEVDKSDARAIFHPLQLPSLQKARAEAYIQVRDTYIDLYQKEAEKHSEHKEERENLNRLYDAFVKRYGNLNSADNIKLIKTDSVGKEMPYLERVVGGVIHKADIFSRPVSFSTATIATDNPEEALSASLNKYGSVDLDFMSEISGMPADALKEALHGLIYYNPLQKEYEIFERWVAGNVVEKANEIRDYLESNPDDTQAKESLTVLEEARPRRIEFEELDFNLGERWIPTGIYARFASHLFDADVKIHYSDSADDFSVTCKQKNVHIWDKYAVKAQSRTYDGIALLKHALVNTTPDISKTVQVDGKNVKVRDMEAIQMANTKIDEIRTSFNDWLHAQNDEFKIRMTDQYNDTFNCFVRPHYDGSHQVFPELDRKALGIEDLYSSQKDAVWIIKLNNGAICDHEVGAGKTLIMCTGAQEMKRLGLAHKPMIIGLKANIPEIAEAYRTAYPHAKILYPGIDDFTPQKRLRIFGDIKNNEWDCVILTHDQFGMIPQSPEIQKEILQSELDSVEENLDVLRSQGDEVTRGMLAGAEKQKENLEVKLKTLQHDIENRKDDIVDFKMMGIDHLFVDESHQFKNLIFNTRHSRVAGLGNQQGSLKALNLLFAIRTIQERTDADMGATFLSGTTISNSLTELYLLFKYLRPRALAKQGINSFDAWAAIYAKKTTDYEFSVANNIVAKERFRYFIKVPELAQFYSEITDYRTAEMIGIDRPEKNEIFYNIPPTPDQEKFIEKLMEFAKSGKGELLGRKPLSKKEEKAKMLIATDYARKMSLDMRMVSPHYQDHADNKASHCADNIAKYYNKFNAQKGTQFIFSDLGTYKPNQWNIYSEIKRKLVEDHDIPAHEIRFIQEAKNDKQRKELIKGMNEGKIRVLFGSTSMLGTGVNAQKRAVAVHHLDTPWRPSDLAQRDGRAIRKGNEIAKHFNDNKVDVIIYAVEKSLDSYKFNLLHNKQLFIDQLKSNNLGKRTIDEGGMDEKSGMNFSEYVAILMGNTDLLDKAKIEKQIAGLESERQSFNRSKSSAKYKLEDYEAELGKAQSRYDRMSLDWNNLQGRIQKNTDGSVANLIKLDVLSPNADIKQIGAKLNQLADKSRTGGDYEEIGNLYGFQLLVKTEMSQKEGVDIRVNRFFIQGEGTIKYTFNNGVMAKDPETASLNFIKALEKLPTYIRKEQENMADFQKNIPILKEVINGTWTKENRLSELKTELAAIERKIQLSNTPEPIENSTEQVEKQQENPKAMESVVPTKSIYMSRGVL, from the coding sequence ATGGGCTTCAGTAAACGGCAGCATCTCTTGGACAATATCGAAGCCCTGCGGATTGCCTTTACATTGGAAAAAGAGCAACGAAACGCTACCGTGGGTGAAAGACTGTCAATGAAACAATACAGCGGATTTGGCGGTCTTAAATTCGTATTGAACCCCATAGCAAATGAAATAGATATCAACCATTGGAGGAAAACCGAACACGATTTATTCCCCATTACGCTGGAACTCCACAAACTGCTCAAAGAAAAGTCCGAAGACGATAAGCAATACCGCCGATACGTGGACAGTATGAAAAGCTCCGTGCTGACGGCTTTTTATACACCTCCACAGGTAATTGATGCAATTTCCGAAACCCTGCGGGAAAGCGATGTAAATATTCAGAAATTCCTTGAACCCTCCGCAGGTATCGGCTCGTTTATACAATCCTTTTCCGAAAACCAACAAACCAAAGTAACTGCCTATGAAAAAGATTTGCTGACAGGCAAAATCCTAAAACACCTCTATCCCGAAAGCAATATCCGTGTGAGCGGTTTTGAGGAAATCCCCGAAAAGGAACAAAATAGCTATGATGTTGTTGCAAGCAACATTCCGTTTGGCGATACTTCCGTGTTCGATCTTACGTTTTCCCGAAGCAAAGACCCCGCAAAAATACAGGCTGCCCGTAGCATACACAATTATTTCTTTTTGAAAGGAAACGATATGCTCCGTGAGGGTGGTTTGCAGGTATTTATTACTTCGCAAGGAATTTTAAACAGCCCCAACAATGAGCCGATACGTAGGGCGTTAATGAAAAGCAACCATCTGGTGTCGGTTGTCCGATTGCCAAACAACCTGTTCACGGAATATGCAGGTACAGAAGTCGGAAGCGACCTGATTATCCTGCAAAAGAATACGGCAAAACAACCTCTGAGCGAATTGGAAGAGCTGTTTTGCCAAAGCAGGCAGACCAAATACGATACTTCAAGCAATGCTTTTTTCCGTGACGGTACGAGGGTCATACATACCGACCGTAAGATAGATACCGACCCATACGGAAAACCTGCAATTATCTATACGCATAAAGACGGTGTTGCGGGGATTGCCAAAGATTTGAAGCAAATGCTTTCCGAAGATTTTGGAAAGCACCTGAATTTTGATTTGTACAAAGGCGAAAGCAACGATGAACCTATCGTACAAATTCCGATTACGCCAACGCCGGCACCTCCGGCTACTGAACCCGAAATCATACAACCCGAACGACCGCGTTTTACTGCACCAGCCATTGTACAGGAAAGCCAGCAGGAATTAAAACAGCTAAGCATTTTCGACCTGTTTGAAAATGTAAATGAAACCGTAGCGGTTATTACCCCGCCAAAGAAAACCACCCAAGCCAAAAGACAAACGACAAAAAGAAAACGTACCCCAAGAGGTCGGCAAACCGACCTCTTTAGCGGAGCGATGCAACAGTCCTATACATCTCCAGCATCAAACGGCACGGTCAATAAAACCTTACAAACCAATGGCACAAAACAGAAAACAATCGGCGATTTATTTTCACAGGCAAACAGTAATGGCCAAGCCGATAAGTCAGCCGGTACCGTACCTGCTACTGTTCCCGAACCTGCTCCGTACAGTGACGAACTCCAACAGTTTCACCGTAACGATTGCCTTGTCGTAGATAACGGTTGGGTCGGCTATTTGCAGGAAGTGGATAAAAGTGATGCAAGGGCAATATTCCACCCGTTGCAGTTACCGTCTTTGCAAAAAGCAAGAGCCGAAGCATATATCCAAGTTCGTGATACCTATATCGACCTCTACCAAAAAGAAGCCGAGAAACATTCAGAACACAAGGAAGAAAGGGAAAACCTTAACCGCTTATACGATGCTTTTGTCAAAAGGTACGGAAATCTCAACAGTGCGGACAATATCAAGCTCATCAAAACAGACAGTGTAGGCAAAGAAATGCCCTATCTGGAGCGTGTCGTTGGTGGTGTAATCCATAAGGCAGATATATTCAGCCGTCCTGTAAGTTTTTCTACCGCAACCATTGCAACGGACAATCCCGAAGAAGCGTTATCGGCTTCGCTGAACAAATACGGAAGCGTGGATTTGGACTTTATGTCCGAAATCAGCGGTATGCCTGCTGATGCTTTGAAAGAAGCCTTACACGGTCTCATCTACTACAATCCATTGCAAAAGGAATATGAAATATTCGAACGCTGGGTTGCGGGCAATGTAGTGGAGAAAGCCAACGAAATAAGAGATTACCTCGAAAGCAATCCCGATGATACCCAAGCTAAAGAAAGCCTTACCGTTTTGGAAGAAGCCCGACCAAGACGTATCGAATTTGAGGAACTCGATTTTAATCTGGGCGAACGCTGGATACCCACTGGCATCTACGCCCGATTTGCATCGCATCTGTTCGACGCAGATGTGAAAATCCACTATTCGGACAGTGCCGATGATTTTTCCGTCACCTGCAAACAGAAAAATGTCCATATATGGGATAAATATGCGGTCAAAGCCCAAAGCCGGACGTATGACGGGATTGCCCTGCTCAAGCACGCCCTTGTCAATACCACACCCGATATTTCCAAAACGGTACAGGTTGACGGAAAGAATGTCAAGGTACGGGATATGGAAGCCATACAAATGGCGAATACCAAGATTGACGAAATCCGAACCTCCTTTAACGATTGGCTCCACGCCCAAAACGATGAGTTCAAGATAAGGATGACTGACCAATACAACGACACCTTTAACTGTTTTGTCCGACCGCACTACGACGGTTCCCATCAGGTGTTTCCGGAATTGGACCGAAAAGCATTGGGTATTGAAGACCTGTATTCAAGCCAAAAGGATGCTGTCTGGATAATAAAGCTCAATAACGGTGCTATCTGCGACCATGAAGTAGGTGCCGGAAAGACGTTGATAATGTGCACGGGTGCACAGGAAATGAAGCGTTTGGGACTGGCTCACAAACCGATGATTATCGGGTTGAAAGCGAATATACCTGAAATTGCCGAAGCCTACCGCACCGCCTATCCGCACGCTAAAATACTCTATCCGGGCATTGATGATTTTACGCCCCAAAAACGACTGCGGATTTTCGGAGATATTAAGAACAACGAGTGGGATTGTGTGATATTGACCCACGACCAGTTCGGAATGATACCCCAATCGCCCGAAATACAAAAGGAAATCCTGCAATCCGAACTGGACAGTGTGGAGGAAAATCTTGACGTTTTGCGAAGTCAGGGCGATGAAGTAACCCGGGGTATGCTCGCCGGAGCAGAGAAACAGAAAGAAAACCTCGAAGTCAAGCTGAAAACCCTGCAACACGACATTGAAAACCGCAAAGATGATATTGTGGACTTCAAGATGATGGGTATCGACCATTTATTTGTAGACGAAAGCCACCAATTCAAAAACCTGATTTTCAACACAAGGCATTCAAGGGTTGCAGGATTGGGCAATCAACAGGGAAGCCTAAAGGCACTGAATCTTTTGTTTGCTATACGGACTATACAGGAACGTACCGATGCGGATATGGGGGCAACTTTCCTTTCGGGTACGACTATCAGCAATTCACTGACCGAATTGTACCTGTTGTTCAAATACCTGCGACCAAGGGCTTTGGCAAAACAGGGCATTAACTCGTTTGATGCGTGGGCGGCAATCTACGCAAAGAAAACAACCGATTATGAGTTTTCGGTCGCCAATAATATCGTGGCAAAAGAGCGTTTCCGCTACTTTATCAAAGTGCCGGAACTCGCTCAATTCTACTCCGAAATCACGGATTACCGTACCGCCGAAATGATTGGAATAGACCGTCCCGAAAAGAACGAGATATTTTACAACATACCTCCAACTCCAGACCAGGAGAAGTTTATTGAAAAGCTGATGGAGTTTGCCAAATCAGGCAAAGGGGAATTACTTGGCAGAAAACCGCTATCTAAAAAAGAAGAAAAAGCAAAAATGCTTATCGCTACGGACTACGCTCGAAAGATGTCTTTGGATATGCGAATGGTAAGCCCCCATTACCAAGACCACGCCGATAACAAAGCTTCCCATTGTGCAGATAATATTGCTAAATATTACAATAAATTCAATGCACAGAAAGGCACGCAGTTCATCTTCTCGGATTTGGGAACATACAAGCCAAATCAGTGGAATATCTACTCCGAAATCAAACGTAAGCTCGTGGAAGACCACGACATACCTGCACACGAAATCCGCTTTATACAGGAAGCGAAGAATGACAAGCAACGAAAAGAGCTAATCAAAGGAATGAACGAGGGCAAAATCCGTGTCCTTTTCGGTTCTACGAGTATGCTCGGTACAGGTGTGAACGCACAGAAAAGAGCCGTTGCCGTACACCATTTAGATACGCCGTGGCGACCGTCCGACCTTGCGCAAAGGGACGGTAGGGCTATCCGCAAAGGCAATGAGATTGCCAAGCATTTTAACGACAATAAAGTGGATGTAATCATCTATGCCGTTGAAAAATCGCTGGATAGTTATAAGTTCAACCTGCTGCACAACAAACAGCTATTTATTGACCAATTAAAATCCAACAATCTTGGTAAACGGACGATTGACGAAGGTGGTATGGATGAAAAGTCGGGTATGAATTTCTCGGAATATGTAGCTATCCTTATGGGCAATACCGACCTTTTGGACAAAGCTAAAATAGAGAAACAGATTGCCGGATTGGAAAGCGAAAGGCAATCGTTCAATCGTTCAAAATCAAGTGCCAAGTACAAACTGGAAGATTATGAGGCAGAACTTGGAAAAGCCCAATCCCGCTATGACCGTATGAGCCTTGATTGGAATAATTTGCAGGGACGTATCCAAAAAAACACTGACGGTTCCGTTGCCAACCTTATTAAATTAGACGTTTTGTCGCCCAATGCGGATATAAAACAAATCGGTGCAAAGCTCAATCAGCTTGCCGACAAATCCCGAACGGGTGGGGATTATGAAGAAATCGGTAATCTGTATGGCTTTCAACTTTTGGTAAAAACGGAAATGTCACAAAAAGAGGGGGTGGATATTCGTGTAAACCGTTTTTTTATTCAAGGTGAGGGTACTATCAAATATACATTCAACAATGGTGTAATGGCAAAAGATCCCGAAACAGCTTCACTAAATTTTATTAAAGCATTGGAAAAGCTGCCCACCTATATCAGAAAAGAACAGGAGAATATGGCAGATTTCCAAAAAAACATTCCAATACTTAAGGAAGTAATCAATGGTACGTGGACAAAAGAAAACCGACTTAGCGAACTCAAAACGGAGTTGGCGGCAATTGAGCGGAAAATACAGTTATCTAACACTCCGGAACCAATAGAAAATTCTACAGAACAAGTCGAAAAGCAGCAAGAAAATCCAAAGGCTATGGAAAGCGTAGTACCGACAAAAAGTATTTATATGTCACGGGGAGTATTGTAA
- the arsB gene encoding ACR3 family arsenite efflux transporter yields MQPKLKFLDRYLTLWIFLAMAFGVGLGYFFPNISNVTDSLSVGTINIPLAIGLILMMYPPLAKVDYTVLPKAFKDKKVIGISLFLNWVIGTVMMFGLAVLFLRNEPDYMTGLILIGLARCIAMVIVWSDLAKANREYTALLVALNSVFQILSYSFLVWLFINVLPSKLGLANFNVNVSMKDVTESVLIYLGIPFFTGFVSRYVLIKSKGIEWYNRKYIPAVSPITLYALLFTIVLMFSLKGDKILELPVDVIKIAIPLIIYFVLMFFVSFFISKSLNVPYDRNASIAFTATGNNFELAIAVAIAVFGIHSPQAFVGVIGPLVEVPVLILLVRASLWLKKKLY; encoded by the coding sequence ATGCAACCAAAACTAAAATTTCTTGACCGTTACCTTACCCTATGGATATTCCTTGCTATGGCATTTGGCGTAGGATTAGGATATTTCTTTCCCAACATTTCTAACGTAACAGACAGCTTGTCCGTAGGAACCATTAATATCCCGCTGGCAATAGGTTTGATACTGATGATGTACCCGCCATTGGCAAAGGTGGATTATACAGTATTGCCCAAAGCGTTTAAGGATAAAAAAGTAATTGGAATATCTTTATTCCTCAATTGGGTAATCGGTACGGTAATGATGTTCGGGTTAGCCGTTCTGTTTTTAAGGAATGAACCCGATTATATGACGGGATTGATTTTGATAGGATTGGCAAGATGTATCGCAATGGTAATTGTATGGAGCGACCTGGCAAAAGCCAACAGGGAATATACGGCACTATTGGTAGCGTTGAACAGTGTCTTTCAGATATTGAGTTACAGTTTTTTGGTTTGGCTTTTTATCAACGTATTGCCGAGTAAATTAGGATTAGCCAATTTCAATGTAAATGTATCAATGAAAGACGTTACCGAAAGCGTGTTGATATACTTGGGTATTCCTTTTTTTACAGGTTTCGTGAGCCGATATGTTCTTATAAAATCAAAAGGCATTGAATGGTACAATAGAAAATACATACCGGCAGTATCACCTATTACACTTTACGCATTATTGTTTACCATTGTACTGATGTTCAGTTTGAAAGGCGACAAGATATTGGAGTTGCCAGTGGACGTGATTAAGATAGCCATACCGCTAATCATCTATTTTGTATTGATGTTTTTCGTGAGCTTTTTTATAAGCAAATCCCTGAATGTTCCTTATGACAGGAACGCGTCCATAGCATTTACAGCCACCGGGAACAATTTTGAATTGGCCATAGCCGTAGCCATTGCGGTTTTTGGTATTCATTCTCCACAGGCATTTGTTGGCGTTATCGGACCATTGGTCGAAGTGCCTGTACTGATACTATTGGTAAGGGCAAGTTTATGGTTGAAGAAGAAACTATACTAA
- a CDS encoding DUF6428 family protein — protein sequence MKLSNIKEILPTLDNVEFQLADGTFVPKHFHVTEVGIVTKHFIDCGGTIRNEKVVNFQLWNANDFEHRLKPTKLLNIIKLSEEKLDIQDAEIEVEYQSETIGKYNLDFNGNHFVLKNKQTACLASDACGIPAEKQKVELSELNSACCSPNSDCC from the coding sequence ATGAAACTATCAAACATCAAAGAAATCTTACCAACATTGGACAATGTTGAATTTCAATTAGCGGACGGAACATTTGTCCCCAAACATTTCCACGTTACGGAGGTAGGTATTGTTACAAAACATTTTATTGATTGTGGCGGAACGATCAGAAATGAAAAGGTCGTCAACTTCCAGTTGTGGAACGCCAACGATTTTGAACACAGGCTAAAGCCGACCAAACTATTGAACATCATCAAACTGTCCGAAGAAAAATTGGATATTCAAGATGCCGAAATAGAAGTGGAATACCAAAGCGAAACCATTGGCAAATACAATCTGGATTTTAACGGAAACCATTTTGTACTGAAAAACAAACAAACCGCTTGTTTGGCAAGTGATGCCTGCGGTATTCCTGCCGAAAAACAAAAAGTAGAATTATCAGAGCTGAACAGTGCTTGCTGTTCGCCTAATTCGGACTGTTGTTAA
- a CDS encoding DUF1896 domain-containing protein: MSTQQKDLSYFRLRLQELLNSSFPEKASNQKFIDQRSSWAANAYEDAFRSGNAIEQCNEIANYILFEGLHFSKFDMVFQVVCNEFDTLMADEELRRFALKMFPVCENVFAQYELADDFAYGYEFDLLYTEITGTIAIWIEENGLQ, translated from the coding sequence ATGAGTACACAGCAAAAAGACCTGTCGTATTTCCGTTTACGACTACAGGAACTCCTGAACAGTAGTTTCCCTGAAAAAGCCAGCAACCAAAAATTTATTGACCAGCGTTCCTCGTGGGCTGCCAATGCCTATGAGGATGCGTTCCGTTCCGGCAATGCCATTGAGCAATGTAATGAGATAGCGAATTACATACTCTTTGAGGGTTTGCACTTCTCCAAGTTTGATATGGTTTTTCAGGTAGTATGCAATGAGTTCGATACCCTAATGGCAGACGAGGAACTGCGGCGGTTCGCTCTGAAAATGTTCCCTGTTTGCGAGAATGTTTTCGCCCAATATGAACTAGCCGATGATTTTGCCTACGGTTATGAGTTTGACCTGCTCTATACCGAGATAACCGGAACCATCGCAATATGGATTGAGGAAAATGGGCTTCAGTAA
- a CDS encoding efflux RND transporter permease subunit — MGEKIKLPEDYHIEYGGQFEAEAEASQTLIATSLLSILIIFLILFREFKTVKLAAIILINLSLALIGGVFSIYFTSGILSIPAIIGFITLFGVATRNGILLVSHYNTLCDEGLDLYDTVIQGSKNRLSPILMTALTAGLALIPLAIAGDLPGNEIQSPMAKVILGGLLTSTLLNIFIVPAVYYLSNKKAAKA; from the coding sequence GTGGGCGAAAAAATAAAGCTGCCCGAAGATTACCACATTGAATACGGTGGGCAATTTGAAGCGGAGGCAGAAGCATCGCAGACCTTGATTGCGACCTCCCTGCTTTCCATTCTGATTATTTTCCTGATACTGTTCCGGGAGTTCAAAACGGTAAAGTTAGCCGCCATCATTTTAATCAACCTGTCTTTGGCATTGATTGGCGGTGTGTTCAGCATCTATTTTACCAGTGGCATTTTGAGCATTCCTGCCATTATCGGTTTTATCACCTTGTTTGGAGTGGCTACCCGTAACGGCATCCTGCTCGTATCGCATTACAATACATTGTGTGATGAGGGGTTGGATTTGTACGATACGGTTATACAAGGCTCAAAGAACAGGTTAAGCCCCATCCTGATGACGGCACTTACCGCAGGGCTGGCATTGATACCGCTTGCTATTGCGGGCGATTTGCCCGGCAACGAGATACAAAGTCCTATGGCAAAAGTGATATTGGGCGGCTTGCTTACTTCTACATTGCTCAACATTTTTATTGTTCCGGCGGTGTACTATTTATCTAACAAAAAAGCAGCTAAAGCATGA
- a CDS encoding TolC family protein, with the protein MNIKFLTAICMCVFTIQLQAQSGLETVLSDVAKNNKTLQTQSKYWDAQKLLYHTGNTLYDPVVSYDFMRGSPYAIAGNQTDINVLQRFDFPTVYSKKKALAGEQSKQADFSLTANRQEILLGAKKICIELIYRNKLQERIIERKTKTEKFLTDFQTKLDKGEGNVLDVNKAKLQLIEINKDYQLNISAINQLHQKLTELNGGIEIVFNDTIYPEYKPVPAFEELEETIEYKDPVRKYLTQQTVVAQKDIEVTKALTLPKFEVGFHYQGILGQQFYGAKVGVSIPLCENKNRVKQKQAELSVAEVQVARHKNEHYYHLKQLYEKYINLQKTVAEYEKVLSSINSIKLLDKALSFGEITTIQYFLEASYFYTATNNYLQAEKEYNDAIAELYQYLL; encoded by the coding sequence ATGAACATAAAATTTTTAACGGCAATCTGTATGTGCGTTTTTACCATACAATTGCAGGCACAGTCAGGATTGGAAACCGTCTTGTCTGATGTTGCCAAGAACAATAAAACGCTGCAAACCCAAAGCAAATATTGGGATGCGCAGAAGTTATTGTACCATACGGGCAATACGCTGTACGACCCTGTGGTCAGCTACGATTTTATGCGTGGCTCACCCTATGCCATTGCGGGCAACCAAACGGACATTAACGTCTTGCAGCGTTTCGACTTTCCCACGGTTTACAGTAAAAAGAAAGCATTGGCTGGCGAGCAGAGTAAGCAGGCAGATTTTTCGCTAACAGCCAACAGGCAGGAAATATTATTGGGAGCGAAAAAGATTTGCATTGAACTGATATACCGCAATAAACTTCAGGAAAGAATTATAGAACGGAAAACAAAAACCGAAAAGTTCCTGACCGACTTTCAGACCAAACTGGATAAGGGCGAAGGTAATGTGCTGGACGTGAATAAGGCTAAACTTCAATTGATTGAGATTAATAAAGATTATCAGTTGAACATTTCCGCTATCAACCAACTTCATCAAAAACTGACGGAACTTAACGGCGGTATAGAGATAGTCTTTAACGATACCATATACCCTGAATATAAGCCCGTTCCTGCATTTGAAGAATTGGAAGAAACAATTGAATACAAAGACCCGGTAAGAAAATATTTGACACAACAGACCGTAGTAGCCCAAAAGGATATTGAAGTTACTAAGGCATTGACCCTGCCAAAATTTGAAGTGGGTTTTCATTATCAGGGTATTTTAGGGCAGCAGTTTTACGGTGCAAAAGTAGGCGTGAGCATTCCTTTGTGTGAAAACAAAAATCGGGTGAAGCAAAAGCAGGCTGAATTATCGGTGGCAGAAGTACAGGTAGCACGGCACAAGAACGAACATTATTATCATTTGAAGCAACTGTATGAAAAGTATATCAACCTGCAAAAGACGGTAGCAGAATATGAGAAAGTATTAAGCAGTATCAACAGTATTAAACTATTGGATAAAGCGTTATCATTCGGAGAGATAACCACTATCCAATATTTTTTGGAGGCAAGTTACTTTTATACCGCTACCAATAATTATTTGCAGGCGGAGAAAGAGTACAACGATGCAATAGCCGAACTGTACCAGTATTTGCTATAA